The following coding sequences lie in one Eubacterium ventriosum genomic window:
- a CDS encoding PspC domain-containing protein: protein MNKKRLYKSSRNKKICGVCGGIAEYLNMDPTVIRLITAIIALAWGSGIILYIIMAFVMPYDNEITY from the coding sequence ATGAATAAAAAAAGATTATACAAGTCATCAAGAAACAAGAAAATATGTGGTGTATGCGGTGGTATCGCTGAATACCTTAACATGGACCCAACTGTTATAAGATTAATTACAGCAATTATTGCCTTAGCATGGGGTTCAGGAATCATCTTATACATTATTATGGCTTTTGTAATGCCTTATGATAATGAAATAACATATTAA
- the buk gene encoding butyrate kinase: MSYKILIINPGSTSTKIGVYEDETQLMEETLRHSTEEIAKYDTIYDQKDFRKEVILDVLKEKNVDLNDIDVVVGRGGLLKPIPGGTYATTPELLEDLKVGKQGQHASNLGGILASEIAAEINVPSYIVDPVVVDELADVARLSGHPLFPRTSIFHALNQKAVAKRYAKEVGKNYEDLNLIVVHMGGGVSVGAHKNGKVVDVANALDGDGPFSPERSGGLPTGALVKACFSGKYTQAEVGKMLNGNGGFNAYVGSNDMRDLLKMIEEGDKKAEAVVDAFHYQLCKEIGAMSVVLGGKVDQIILTGGIAYSAKTQADMKNAVEWIAPVTVYPGEDELLALAQGALRVMNGEEEAKVY; encoded by the coding sequence ATGTCATACAAAATTTTAATTATCAATCCTGGTTCTACTTCTACTAAGATTGGTGTATATGAAGATGAAACTCAGTTAATGGAAGAAACTCTTAGACATTCAACAGAAGAAATTGCAAAATATGATACGATTTACGATCAGAAAGATTTCCGTAAAGAAGTTATTTTAGATGTTCTTAAAGAAAAGAATGTTGACTTAAATGATATTGATGTTGTTGTAGGTCGTGGCGGTTTATTAAAACCAATCCCTGGTGGAACATATGCTACAACTCCTGAATTATTAGAAGACTTAAAGGTTGGAAAACAGGGACAGCATGCTTCAAACCTTGGTGGTATTTTAGCTTCAGAAATTGCTGCAGAAATCAATGTTCCTTCATACATTGTTGACCCGGTAGTTGTTGATGAATTAGCTGATGTTGCAAGATTATCAGGACATCCTCTTTTCCCAAGAACTTCTATTTTCCATGCTTTAAATCAGAAAGCTGTTGCAAAGAGATATGCAAAAGAAGTTGGCAAGAATTACGAAGACTTAAACTTAATCGTTGTTCATATGGGTGGCGGTGTTTCAGTTGGTGCTCATAAGAATGGTAAAGTTGTTGACGTTGCTAATGCATTAGATGGTGATGGTCCTTTCTCACCTGAACGTTCAGGCGGACTTCCAACAGGTGCTTTAGTAAAAGCTTGCTTCAGTGGCAAATATACACAGGCAGAAGTTGGCAAGATGTTAAATGGTAACGGCGGTTTCAATGCTTATGTTGGTTCTAATGATATGAGAGATTTACTTAAAATGATCGAAGAAGGCGACAAAAAGGCTGAAGCTGTTGTTGATGCTTTCCACTATCAGTTATGTAAAGAAATCGGTGCCATGTCAGTAGTTCTTGGCGGAAAGGTTGACCAGATTATCTTAACAGGTGGTATTGCTTACAGTGCCAAGACACAGGCAGATATGAAGAATGCTGTTGAATGGATTGCCCCTGTAACTGTTTACCCTGGTGAAGATGAATTACTTGCACTTGCACAGGGTGCTTTAAGAGTTATGAATGGTGAAGAAGAAGCGAAGGTATACTAA